The following coding sequences lie in one Phycicoccus duodecadis genomic window:
- a CDS encoding HAD family hydrolase gives MSLPAAVLWDMDGTLVDTEPYWIAAEHQIVEEHGGIWSDEFAHQLVGNDLLVSARFIQAHSPVTWEPERIVEELLERVIAQVRGHVPWRPGARELLDALAAEGVPSALVTMSWRSLADAVVSALPEGTFTVVVTGDEVEHGKPHPEPYATAARLLGVDARHCVAIEDSPTGVRSAVAAGVPTLAVPHVVAVPEMAGAVQADGLVGVTPQRLGEIAASLVAG, from the coding sequence ATGAGCCTCCCCGCGGCCGTCCTCTGGGACATGGACGGCACCCTCGTCGACACCGAGCCCTACTGGATCGCCGCCGAGCACCAGATCGTCGAGGAGCACGGCGGCATCTGGTCCGACGAGTTCGCGCACCAGCTCGTCGGCAACGACCTGTTGGTCTCGGCCCGCTTCATCCAGGCGCACTCGCCGGTCACCTGGGAGCCCGAGCGCATCGTCGAGGAGCTGCTCGAGCGCGTCATCGCCCAGGTGCGCGGGCACGTGCCGTGGCGCCCGGGCGCCCGCGAGCTGCTCGACGCCCTCGCGGCCGAGGGCGTGCCGAGCGCGCTGGTGACGATGTCGTGGCGCTCGCTGGCCGACGCGGTGGTCTCGGCGCTGCCCGAGGGCACCTTCACCGTCGTGGTCACCGGCGACGAGGTCGAGCACGGCAAGCCCCACCCGGAGCCCTACGCCACCGCCGCCCGCCTGCTCGGCGTCGACGCGCGGCACTGCGTCGCCATCGAGGACAGCCCCACGGGGGTCCGCTCGGCCGTGGCCGCGGGCGTGCCGACCCTGGCGGTGCCGCACGTGGTGGCGGTCCCCGAGATGGCCGGGGCGGTGCAGGCCGACGGGCTGGTCGGCGTCACGCCGCAGCGGCTGGGCGAGATCGCCGCGTCACTCGTCGCTGGGTGA
- a CDS encoding RecB family exonuclease yields the protein MTPALSPSRAADFKQCPLLFRFRTIDKLEGPPSPAAARGTLVHAVLEHLFELPAPERTPTAALSLLEPRWRALVDERPELATMIDDDEQLTEESWFAGARTLVEQWFELEDPTCLEPEARELYVETEIDGLTLRGYVDRLDVAPDGAMRVVDYKTGRSPSELFEAKALFQMKFYALVLWRTRGEVPRMLQLVYLGNGEVVRYVPDERDLRAVERNVRAIWDAVVRAAETGDWRPRTSKLCGWCDFQQLCPEFGGTPPPLPEGAGLIALDPARSGAASPSDE from the coding sequence ATGACCCCCGCCCTGTCCCCGAGCCGCGCCGCGGACTTCAAGCAGTGCCCGCTGCTGTTCCGCTTCCGCACGATCGACAAGCTCGAGGGTCCCCCGTCGCCGGCCGCCGCCCGCGGCACCCTGGTCCACGCCGTGCTTGAGCACCTCTTCGAGCTGCCGGCGCCCGAGCGCACCCCCACCGCGGCCCTGTCCCTGCTCGAGCCCCGCTGGCGGGCGCTGGTCGACGAGCGCCCCGAGCTCGCCACCATGATCGACGACGACGAGCAGCTCACCGAGGAGTCGTGGTTCGCCGGCGCCCGCACCCTGGTCGAGCAGTGGTTCGAGCTCGAGGACCCCACCTGCCTCGAGCCCGAGGCCCGCGAGCTGTACGTCGAGACCGAGATCGACGGGCTGACGCTGCGCGGCTACGTCGACCGCCTCGACGTCGCCCCCGACGGCGCGATGCGGGTGGTCGACTACAAGACCGGCCGCTCCCCCAGCGAGCTGTTCGAGGCCAAGGCCCTCTTCCAGATGAAGTTCTACGCCCTGGTGCTGTGGCGCACCCGCGGCGAGGTGCCCCGGATGCTCCAGCTGGTCTACCTCGGCAACGGCGAGGTCGTGCGCTACGTCCCCGACGAGCGCGACCTGCGGGCCGTCGAGCGCAACGTGCGCGCCATCTGGGACGCCGTGGTCCGGGCCGCGGAGACCGGCGACTGGCGTCCGCGCACGTCCAAGCTGTGCGGCTGGTGCGACTTCCAGCAGCTCTGCCCCGAGTTCGGGGGCACCCCGCCGCCGCTGCCCGAGGGCGCGGGCCTCATCGCGCTCGACCCCGCCCGCTCGGGCGCGGCCTCACCCAGCGACGAGTGA
- the metH gene encoding methionine synthase translates to MTAQHRPDATDTLTSALRERVLVLDGAMGTMIQARQLSEADYRGERFADHPSDLMGNNDLLSLTQPDVIREIHEAYLEAGADLVETNTFNAQRISLADYGMSELAYEMNKAAAELARAACDSATARDPERPRWVLGTLGPTNRTASISPDVNDPAARNVTFDELVEAYLEQARGLVDGGSDVLLVETIFDTLNAKAAIFALETLFEEHDRRWPVMISGTITDASGRTLSGQVTEAFWYSVRHARPLAIGLNCALGAGELRPYVAELSRIAGCFVSAHPNAGLPNAFGEYDESPGAMAAVVGEFATAGLVNIVGGCCGTTPEHIAAIAKAAADGVPRERPTVAPALRLSGLEPLVVDEDSLFLNVGERTNITGSARFRRLIRDEDYPTALSVARQQVESGAQVIDVNMDEGMIDGVAAMDRFLKLVASEPDICRVPVMVDSSKWEVIEAGLKVTQGKPIINSISMKEGEEQFLDQARLARKYGAAVVVMAFDEQGQADSLERRKEICERAYRLLVDRVGFPAEDIIFDPNVFAVATGIDEHATYGVDFIEATRWISQNLPHALVSGGVSNVSFSFRGNNAVREAIHAVFLYHAIGAGMDMGIVNAGALVPYDTLDPRLREAIEDVILNRRENPAEATEALLELAEEFRSDGQQAEAATQEWRGLPLRERITHSLVKGIDDHVVDDTEALRQEIEQAGGRPLEVIEGPLMDGMNVVGDLFGAGKMFLPQVVKSARVMKKAVAHLIPYIEAEKDEAAKQKPKGKVVTATVKGDVHDIGKNIVGVVLQCNNYDVVDLGVMVPLQKILDTAKAEKADVIGLSGLITPSLDQMVQVAAEMERQGFTIPLLLGGATTSKAHTAVKVDGKYSGPVVWVKDASRSVPVVSQLLSATARDGFVDGVRDEYRALRERHAAKSGERPLVPLEQARANKPAIDWAGYRPMRPHLLAGQDGDQWSSPKGSPWRRVAHQNTRVWEDYPLADLREYIDWTPFFLAWEIRGRYPDVLNNPTTSEQARALFADAQAMLDRMEREHWVTPRGVVGFFPASSVGDDIEVYTDEDRGTVLTTLHGLRQQGQHREGVSNKCLSDFVAPKETGLRDYVGAFSVTAGLGLDERLQAFRDELDDYSAILLESLADRLAEAFAERLHQRVRTTLWGYAPDERLDIPGLISEQYRGIRPAPGYPACPEHTEKETLMALLGGEERTGIRLTESMAMWPGASVSGWYFGHPDSQYFVVGRLGRDQVEDYAARKGWDLRTAELWLGPNLGYTPED, encoded by the coding sequence CTCCGTGAGCGGGTGCTCGTGCTCGACGGCGCGATGGGCACCATGATCCAGGCGCGGCAGCTGTCCGAGGCCGACTACCGGGGCGAGCGCTTCGCCGACCACCCGAGCGACCTCATGGGCAACAACGACCTGCTCTCGCTCACCCAGCCCGACGTCATCCGCGAGATCCACGAGGCCTACCTCGAGGCGGGCGCCGACCTGGTCGAGACCAACACCTTCAACGCCCAGCGCATCTCGCTGGCCGACTACGGGATGTCCGAGCTCGCCTACGAGATGAACAAGGCGGCCGCCGAGCTGGCCCGGGCGGCGTGCGACTCCGCCACCGCGCGCGACCCCGAGCGGCCCCGCTGGGTGCTCGGCACCCTCGGCCCGACCAACCGCACCGCGTCCATCTCCCCCGACGTCAACGACCCCGCCGCGCGCAACGTGACCTTCGACGAGCTGGTCGAGGCCTACCTCGAGCAGGCGCGCGGGCTGGTCGACGGCGGCAGCGACGTCCTCCTCGTCGAGACCATCTTCGACACCCTCAACGCCAAGGCCGCGATCTTCGCCCTCGAGACCCTCTTCGAGGAGCACGACCGCCGCTGGCCGGTGATGATCTCGGGCACCATCACCGACGCCTCCGGGCGCACCCTGTCGGGGCAGGTCACCGAGGCCTTCTGGTACTCGGTGCGGCACGCCCGGCCGCTGGCGATCGGGCTCAACTGCGCCCTCGGCGCCGGCGAGCTGCGCCCCTACGTGGCCGAGCTGTCGCGGATCGCGGGCTGCTTCGTGTCGGCCCACCCGAACGCGGGCCTGCCCAACGCGTTCGGCGAGTACGACGAGTCCCCCGGGGCGATGGCGGCCGTCGTGGGCGAGTTCGCCACCGCCGGGCTGGTCAACATCGTGGGCGGCTGCTGCGGCACCACCCCCGAGCACATCGCGGCCATCGCGAAGGCGGCCGCCGACGGTGTCCCGCGCGAGCGCCCCACGGTGGCGCCGGCCCTGCGCCTCAGCGGCCTCGAGCCCCTCGTGGTCGACGAGGACAGCCTGTTCCTCAACGTGGGCGAGCGCACCAACATCACCGGGTCGGCCCGCTTCCGCCGCCTCATCCGCGACGAGGACTACCCCACGGCCCTCTCGGTGGCGCGCCAGCAGGTCGAGTCCGGCGCGCAGGTCATCGACGTCAACATGGACGAGGGGATGATCGACGGCGTCGCGGCCATGGACCGCTTCCTGAAGCTGGTCGCCTCCGAGCCCGACATCTGCCGGGTGCCGGTCATGGTCGACTCCAGCAAGTGGGAGGTCATCGAGGCCGGCCTGAAGGTCACCCAGGGCAAGCCGATCATCAACTCGATCTCGATGAAGGAGGGCGAGGAGCAGTTCCTCGACCAGGCCCGGCTGGCCCGCAAGTACGGTGCGGCCGTCGTCGTCATGGCCTTCGACGAGCAGGGGCAGGCCGACAGCCTCGAGCGCCGCAAGGAGATCTGCGAGCGCGCCTACCGGCTGCTGGTCGACCGCGTGGGCTTCCCGGCCGAGGACATCATCTTCGACCCCAACGTCTTCGCGGTGGCCACCGGCATCGACGAGCACGCGACCTACGGCGTCGACTTCATCGAGGCCACCCGCTGGATCTCCCAGAACCTGCCGCACGCGCTGGTCTCGGGCGGGGTCTCGAACGTCTCGTTCAGCTTCCGCGGCAACAACGCGGTGCGCGAGGCCATCCACGCCGTGTTCCTCTACCACGCCATCGGTGCGGGGATGGACATGGGCATCGTCAACGCCGGGGCCCTGGTGCCCTACGACACCCTCGACCCGCGGCTGCGCGAGGCCATCGAGGACGTCATCCTCAACCGTCGCGAGAACCCGGCCGAGGCCACCGAGGCACTGCTCGAGCTGGCCGAGGAGTTCCGCTCCGACGGGCAGCAGGCCGAGGCGGCCACCCAGGAGTGGCGCGGGCTGCCGCTGCGCGAGCGCATCACGCACTCGCTGGTCAAGGGCATCGACGACCACGTGGTCGACGACACCGAGGCGCTGCGCCAGGAGATCGAACAGGCCGGCGGGCGCCCGCTCGAGGTCATCGAGGGCCCGCTGATGGACGGCATGAACGTCGTCGGCGACCTCTTCGGCGCCGGCAAGATGTTCCTCCCGCAGGTCGTGAAGTCGGCGCGGGTCATGAAGAAGGCCGTCGCGCACCTCATCCCGTACATCGAGGCCGAGAAGGACGAGGCGGCCAAGCAGAAGCCCAAGGGCAAGGTCGTCACCGCCACCGTCAAGGGCGACGTGCACGACATCGGCAAGAACATCGTCGGCGTGGTGCTGCAGTGCAACAACTACGACGTCGTCGACCTCGGCGTCATGGTGCCGCTGCAGAAGATCCTCGACACCGCCAAGGCCGAGAAGGCCGACGTCATCGGGCTCTCGGGACTGATCACGCCGAGCCTCGACCAGATGGTGCAGGTGGCGGCCGAGATGGAGCGGCAGGGCTTCACCATCCCGCTGCTGCTCGGCGGCGCCACGACGTCGAAGGCGCACACGGCGGTCAAGGTCGACGGGAAGTACTCCGGGCCCGTGGTGTGGGTCAAGGACGCCTCGCGGTCGGTGCCCGTGGTGAGCCAGTTGCTGTCGGCCACCGCGCGCGACGGCTTCGTCGACGGCGTGCGCGACGAGTACCGGGCGCTGCGCGAGCGGCACGCGGCCAAGTCCGGCGAGCGCCCGCTGGTCCCGCTCGAGCAGGCGCGGGCCAACAAGCCGGCCATCGACTGGGCCGGGTACCGGCCGATGCGCCCCCACCTGCTGGCGGGCCAGGACGGCGACCAGTGGTCCTCGCCCAAGGGCAGCCCCTGGCGCCGGGTGGCGCACCAGAACACCCGCGTCTGGGAGGACTACCCGCTCGCCGACCTGCGCGAGTACATCGACTGGACCCCGTTCTTCCTCGCCTGGGAGATCCGCGGCCGCTACCCCGACGTGCTCAACAACCCCACGACGTCGGAGCAGGCACGCGCGCTCTTCGCCGACGCCCAGGCGATGCTCGACCGCATGGAGCGCGAGCACTGGGTGACCCCGCGCGGCGTGGTGGGGTTCTTCCCCGCGAGCTCGGTCGGCGACGACATCGAGGTCTACACCGACGAGGACCGCGGCACGGTGCTGACCACGCTCCACGGGCTGCGCCAGCAGGGCCAGCACCGCGAGGGCGTCTCGAACAAGTGCCTGTCGGACTTCGTGGCCCCGAAGGAGACCGGGCTGCGCGACTACGTCGGCGCCTTCTCGGTCACCGCCGGTCTGGGCCTCGACGAGCGCCTCCAGGCCTTCCGCGACGAGCTCGACGACTACTCGGCCATCCTGCTCGAGTCGCTGGCCGACCGGCTGGCCGAGGCGTTCGCCGAGCGCCTGCACCAGCGGGTGCGCACCACGCTCTGGGGCTACGCGCCCGACGAGCGGCTCGACATCCCCGGGCTGATCTCCGAGCAGTACCGGGGCATCCGGCCGGCGCCGGGCTACCCCGCGTGCCCCGAGCACACCGAGAAGGAGACGCTGATGGCGCTTCTCGGCGGCGAGGAGCGCACCGGCATCAGGCTCACCGAGTCGATGGCGATGTGGCCGGGAGCGTCGGTGTCGGGCTGGTACTTCGGCCACCCCGACAGCCAGTACTTCGTCGTGGGGCGGCTCGGCCGCGACCAGGTCGAGGACTACGCGGCCCGCAAGGGCTGGGACCTGCGCACGGCCGAGCTCTGGCTGGGCCCGAACCTGGGCTACACCCCCGAGGACTGA